The window TCTCGCGGTTCTCGGGGTAGTCGTGCTCCTGGTAGGGGTCGGCGTCGTCTTGGCACTGAAGCTCGGAGGTAACTCGGCCGGCGGCGGCAGCAGTCTCGCGGAACTCCAAGTCCCGGTGGTGGGCACGTGCACCGACGGGACCGGCTCGCTCACCTATGAACTGATCATCACGCAGGGCAGCATCAATGGTAAGTACGCCGTGGCGCACTCTTGCGTCGAGCCCAACCTGATCATCGGCAACTGCTACAAAAGCCTGATCGGCTACGACTACGACCCGGGCTGTGAAACCGGCCGCCTCGACCACAAAGTCGACGGCGTGCTCGACACCAAGATATGCGAGCCGCCCGCGGCTGCGGACGTCGTCTTACGCATGAACTTCATCGCCGTATCGCACATGCATTTCGCCAACAAGAAGGAGCACGCCACCTACTGCTTCGTCCCCGTCCCGTGATGCCCGAGTGGGCCACCACTGGATAATTCGATGGACCGGTCTGGTCCTGGGTGCCAGGGTGGGTGGATGGGAGATCAGGGCTCCGAAGTGTTGCCGTTGCTCGGGCAGGTTGCCGCCGCCGTGTCGGAGGCGGTCGGGCGCGTGCGACCTGAGCTGGAGGGCGTGGACCCTGTGGTCCGGCGGTCCGATCGGGCGGATTTCCAATCGAATGTTGCGCTCCCGCTGGCGAAGCGGGTTCAGGGGAAGCCGGTGGAGCTGGCCGGTGAAATCGCTGCGGTGTTGAGCGCGACGGTGGCCTCGGTGGAGGTGTCCGGGCCTGGGTTTCTGAATATCGGTGTGGCCGATAGCGCTATTTGGGCGCAGGTCGCGGCTCGGCTGGGCCATCCTCGGCTGGGTGTCGCGGCGTCGGAGGCGGGGCGGCGCACGGTGATCGATTACTCGGCGCCGAACGTGGCCAAGGAAATGCATGTCGGGCATTTGCGGACGACGATCATCGGGGACAGCCTGGCTCGGGTGCTGGACTTCCTCGGTGCGGCGGTGATTCGCCAGAATCATTTGGGGGACTGGGGAACTCAGTTCGGGATGCTGATCCAATACCTCGACGAACACCCGGACACGCACTGGCATCAGGACGAGGTGGGGAGCGGATCCAGCGCTGTGTCGGCGCTCGACACTCTGTACAAGGCCGCCCGCAAGGAATTCGACGTCGATACCGAATTCGCCGACCGCGCCCGCGCGCGGGTAGTCGCCCTGCAATCGGGTGACCCGGCCACCCGCGCCGCGTGGACAACGATTGTCGCCGAATCCGAAAAGGCGTTCGACGCTGTCTACGCGCGGCTGGGAGTGTTGCTCACGGCGGACGACTACGTCGGTGAATCCTTTTACAATTCGATGCTCGCCGACACGATCGCCGAGCTCGTGGACAAAGGAATCGCCGTCGACAGCGACGGAGCTTTGGTCGTCTTCTCCGAGACGGTGACCGGCCCGGATGACAAGCCGGTCCCCCTGATGGTCCGCAAAGGCGACGGCGGCTACGGCTACGACACCACCGACCTCGCCACCATCCGGTACCGCCTCGCACACCTGCACGCCGAACGGCTGCTGTACATCACCGACTCCCGCCAAGCCCTGCACTTCCGGCTGATCTTCGAAACTGCCCGCCGCGCAGGCTGGCTCACTCCGTCAACCGAGGCCGAGCACATCGCCTTCGGCACGGTCTTGGGCCCGGACGGCCGGCCGTTCAAAACCCGCGCCGGCGGCACCGTCCGCCTCACGGACCTCCTCGATGACGCCGTCGCCCACGCCCGCGCCATCGTCGCGGAAAAGAATCCGCATCTCCCCGCCGCCGAACTCGACGAGATCGCCGAACAAGCCGGCATCGGGGCGGTGAAATACGCCGACCTGTCCACTTCCCGCCTCAAGGACTACACCTTCGACCTCGACCGTATGGTCGCCCTCACTGGAAACACCGGCGTCTACCTGCAATACGCGCACGCCCGCATCCATTCGATCCTGCGCAAGTCCGACGCCGGTGCCTCGGCCATAGACCCCACCGTCGCCCTCCAGCCCGCGGAACGCGCTCTCGCCCTAGGCCTCGACGCCTACAACGACGCCATCACCCAGGTAGCCAAAACCCTGGAGCCGCACCACCTCTGCGTCTACCTCTACAACTTGGCCCGCACCTTCACCACCTTCTACGAAACCTGTCCGGTCCGCACCGCCCCCGACCCGATCCGCGCCAACCGCCTGGCCCTCTGCCACCTCACCGCCCGCACCCTCGCCCACGGCCTATCCCTCCTCGGCATCCCCGCCCCACACCGCATGTGACGGATGTGCGGGCCCATGCCACACCCGCACACCCTGTGCGTAATTGCTCGAGTGGGACACCACAGAGGGCGTACTCGGTGTTCAGCTCAGCCATGTCCCGCTTTGACGTGCAGATACCTGGGGTGCTCGAGTAGTCGTACGGTGTTGGTGGACAGGCCTTTCCGGGAACGTGATGCTATGAGTAAGTTCTGGGGGTTGTTCTGGGCGTCGACGGCTTTGGCGATGGTCGTTGCCGCGCTGCTTATTTGGGGGGACGTGGACGCGGCGACGGTGATCGGGGCGGCGCTGGGGTTTGTGGCGTTCTTCTGGATCGTGGTTGTGGTTACGGTGCCGTGGAATCTCTATTTTTCGGCGCGGCAGGCGCAGCATCGGATCGTTGCGGTGCGGGGGCGCGATATCGCGGTCACGGCGGAGCGTGAGGAGGAGGTGCGGGCGCTCGCCAAGCGGCTGCTGTTCGTTGCCGTTGGCGCACATGTTGTTTCGGCGGTTGTGGCGGCGGCGGTCGCGCTGGTGTCGGGGTACTCGATCGCCTATCTGGTGGCGGGGTTCTTTCTCGTCAGCATCGTGTTGCGGCCTGCCGGAGCGTATTTCGGGTATCTGCGGTATCGCATCGCCGCGATGTCGCGCGATATCTCCTATCCGCCCGATGATGTGCTGGAACTCCGGACGCAGATCACGGCAATGTCGGAGAAGCTCGACGCGCTGGAGACCAGCACAGCGGCGTGGCAGGCATCGGATGCGCGCCAGATCGATGACCTGCGTGGCGATGTGCGGCGGCAGGACGAGCGGGCGCGGGCGGAGCAGCGCACGGTGCGGGAGACTGTCGCCCACGATCATGCTGATCTGCTGGCTCGCGCCGACGCCGTCGACCAGCGGATGACGAAGATGACGGTACGGTTCGACGCGGCGCTGGACGGGGTCACCGATCAGCAGGAGATCCTGGCCGGCCTAAGGGCTTTCGCGCGGTTGATGCGGGAAGCGCCGCAGGCCGGCTGAGACTTATCGCCGGCGGAGGCAGACGGTCATGCCGTTGGTGATTTCGGCGTCCCAGGTGATCTTCGACGTCCAGCCGCCCGGGCAGGCGCCGTCCGGCTCGACCATGCGAGCGATGACCTCACTGTCTGCCGTGGGGTCCGCGCAATCCACCCGCCGGGCGCCGGCGCCGCTGCCCGCACTCGCGGACTGGGTGAGGCACTCGCCCACGTTGGAGTACAGGGCGTGGTCGTTCTCGACGGGACCCATGCACAGCGCCAACACGAAATCGACCTTCTCGCTGCTGTTCATGGAGAAGCCGATGGAGCTCGGAGCGTCCAGGCACTGCGGGCGCTCGGGGCGATGAAAGAGGGTGCGAACGGTCAGGACTCGGTATTTCGCGTCCGGGCCGGCGCAGTCCGTCAACCCGCGAGTGTGCCCGTTTACGCAGCTGCCCACCTGGGCGTTCGCGAAATCCGAGGGGTTGACGGGAACGGTGCAGAGCACGATGGCGCGCCCGCCGAGCGAGGCTTGTGCGAAGGCTTGCCGGGCTGTCGGGTGGGCGCGGCAGGCCTGGTCGACGACCGGAACCTTGTTGTGCAGCTCGGTGGCGATGACCCGGGTGGCACTGCCGTTGACGTCGCAGGTCCCTCGAGTGATCGAGTCACCCGCGCCCTTGACGTCGACGCAGTCGCCGACGGCGACCGCTCCCGGATCGGACTTGTTGTTCCGCGTGGGCGTCAGGCACAGCACCGTCGTGGGTTCCGCCCCGGTCCCGACCGGTTCGGCGACAGCTTTCGTCACGTCGGGGTACTTCGTGCACGCCATATCCAGCGGCCACACCACGTCTTCCCGGGAAGCGATGCGGTACGTCGCGCCCGTGGGGTCCGCGCAGCCGTATTCCGTCGGCACGGTGGGTGTGGTCAGCGAAACACAATCTCCCACAGCCCATTTCAACGGCTCGGGGCGCGTCAGGAAGTATCCGGTGACGGTGCCCGCCGCGGCCAGCACGGTCACCACGAACACTACGAGCGGCACCAGCCACCGCCGCCGGGATTTGGCCGGAACCGGAGGTGCCTGGAAAGGCACCATCGGTGCGGGCGGCAGTGGGTAGGTGGTCACCGGGTCGCCGGGTTCGGCCGGCGCCGTGGGCAGGTCGGATTGGTCGTGCACGGTCGAACTTTCCCCCGGGCTGCCACGAGCAGCGATCGCTTCCTCCGCGACCGCGGAGAAGTTGATCTTAGTGTTGTCCCAATCACCCGTCTACGCAGTTGTTTTCGACATGTTCGGCCGCTGTCTCGGGGTAGACCCCGAGCCGGAATGGGGGCTGATGCCGGATCCGCCCGAGCGCCGGAGAATCTAGCGTCGGTGCCAGGAGGTCGCTATGAAGTCGATCACTATCCCGCTGGCCGTACTGAGCGTGTACTCGGTGGTTGCCGCGTTCGCTTTCGCCACCACCGCCGCCGAGACGCTGCTGCTGTATCCGAATATTTTCCGGGACATCCCGGAGTCGCTGGCAATGACCGAGGACTTCATGAGCGTGGTCGCCGTCGGCGACGTGATGCGCCCGATGGGGATGATGCTGACCCTGTGCGCCTTGGCCGCGCTGGCCACGGCGCTGTGGTTCCGCCGCGCCCGAGGATGGATTGCCGCGTCGCTGGTTTCACTGATCAGCGGGCAGTTCCTGCTCTCGATCCTGTACCAGTGGCCGCGCGCGAGCATCCTGTTCGACGACCGCGATCAGCACACCCTGGACGAAATCGAGCGCGCGGCGACGGAATTCCTGATCGGCCAGGGTTTCCGGATCGCGGCGGCGCTGGCGACGGCGGTATTCGCCGTGGCCGCCGCCCTCGCCTGTTATCGCGCCAGGGTGCTCGCCACCGCGTCCTGAGTCATGGCCGGGTATGCCGGTGGTAATCGGAGACACGTTTGCGCAGGCCCGCCCGGGGACGGCGGAACGCGACGGAGCAACTAAACTGCGACGAGTGAGTCTTGTGCTGCTACCTGCTGTCGATGTCGCCAATGGTGAGGCCGTGCGCCTCGTGCAGGGGGAGGCCGGTAGCGAAACCAACTACGGTTCGCCGCTGGAGGCGGCCCTGGAGTGGCAGCGGGGCGGCGCGGAATGGGTGCATCTGGTCGACCTGGACGCGGCCTTCGGCCGTGGCTCCAACCGTGAACTGCTGGCCGGAGTGATCGGTCAGCTCGACGTTAAGGTCGAACTGTCCGGCGGCATCCGCGACGACGAATCCCTGAAGGCCGCGCTGGCCACCGGCTGCGCGCGCGTCAACCTGGGCACCGCCGCGCTGGAGGACCCGGTCTGGTGCGCCCGCGCGATCAGCGAATACGGCGACCAGATCGCCGTCGGCCTGGACGTCCGCATCATCGACGGCGAGTACCGGCTGCGCGGCCGCGGCTGGGTCAGCGACGGCGGCGACCTGTGGGAGGTGCTCGAGCGCCTGGAGCGTGACGGCTGCACCCGCTACGTGGTCACCGACGTCACCAAGGACGGCACCCTGACCGGCCCCAACCTGGACCTGCTGCGCGAGGTCTGCGCGGCCACGGACGCGCCGGTCATCGCCTCCGGCGGCGTCTCCACGGTCGAGGACCTGATCGCCATCGCCGGGCTCGTCCCGGACGGCGTGGAGGGCTCCATCGTCGGCAAGGCGCTGTACGCAGGACGGTTCACGCTGCCCGAGGCCCTCGCCGCGGTGCGCTGACCGGATGGCCGCCGACCAGATCGCAGACCTGCCCGCACTGCTCGCCACCGCGAGCGAAATCCTCGACGCCGCCATCCCGCGGTACATCGAGGGTATCGGCGCGCCGAGCGCGGTCATGAAGGGCCGCAACGACTTCGCGACCGAACTGGACTTGGAGCTGGAACGCACCATCTCCGGTCAGCTGGAACATCGGACCGGGATCAAGGTGCACGGCGAGGAGTTCGGCGGCCCGCAGCTGACCTCCGGCACCGCCTGGGTGCTCGACCCGATCGATGGCACGTTCAACTACTCCCAGGGGCATCCGCTCGCGGGCATGCTGCTGGCCCTCGTCCACGACGGTGTCCCGCTGCTCGGCCTGACCTGGCTGCCGATCCTGGGCCAGCGCTACGCCGCCAGCACCGACGGGCCGGTACTGCTCAACGATGAACCGATGCCGCGGCTGCCGCAAAGCAAACTCGCCGAGGCGATGATCGGCTTCGGCGCGTTCAACGTCGATTCCGACGGCCGCATCCCGGGGCGTTTCCGCTTCGACCTGCTCGGCCCGCTGAGCAGCCTGTCCTCGCGGGTCCGCATGCACGGCTC is drawn from Nocardia sp. XZ_19_385 and contains these coding sequences:
- the argS gene encoding arginine--tRNA ligase; translated protein: MGDQGSEVLPLLGQVAAAVSEAVGRVRPELEGVDPVVRRSDRADFQSNVALPLAKRVQGKPVELAGEIAAVLSATVASVEVSGPGFLNIGVADSAIWAQVAARLGHPRLGVAASEAGRRTVIDYSAPNVAKEMHVGHLRTTIIGDSLARVLDFLGAAVIRQNHLGDWGTQFGMLIQYLDEHPDTHWHQDEVGSGSSAVSALDTLYKAARKEFDVDTEFADRARARVVALQSGDPATRAAWTTIVAESEKAFDAVYARLGVLLTADDYVGESFYNSMLADTIAELVDKGIAVDSDGALVVFSETVTGPDDKPVPLMVRKGDGGYGYDTTDLATIRYRLAHLHAERLLYITDSRQALHFRLIFETARRAGWLTPSTEAEHIAFGTVLGPDGRPFKTRAGGTVRLTDLLDDAVAHARAIVAEKNPHLPAAELDEIAEQAGIGAVKYADLSTSRLKDYTFDLDRMVALTGNTGVYLQYAHARIHSILRKSDAGASAIDPTVALQPAERALALGLDAYNDAITQVAKTLEPHHLCVYLYNLARTFTTFYETCPVRTAPDPIRANRLALCHLTARTLAHGLSLLGIPAPHRM
- the priA gene encoding bifunctional 1-(5-phosphoribosyl)-5-((5-phosphoribosylamino)methylideneamino)imidazole-4-carboxamide isomerase/phosphoribosylanthranilate isomerase PriA, with the translated sequence MSLVLLPAVDVANGEAVRLVQGEAGSETNYGSPLEAALEWQRGGAEWVHLVDLDAAFGRGSNRELLAGVIGQLDVKVELSGGIRDDESLKAALATGCARVNLGTAALEDPVWCARAISEYGDQIAVGLDVRIIDGEYRLRGRGWVSDGGDLWEVLERLERDGCTRYVVTDVTKDGTLTGPNLDLLREVCAATDAPVIASGGVSTVEDLIAIAGLVPDGVEGSIVGKALYAGRFTLPEALAAVR
- a CDS encoding inositol monophosphatase; protein product: MAADQIADLPALLATASEILDAAIPRYIEGIGAPSAVMKGRNDFATELDLELERTISGQLEHRTGIKVHGEEFGGPQLTSGTAWVLDPIDGTFNYSQGHPLAGMLLALVHDGVPLLGLTWLPILGQRYAASTDGPVLLNDEPMPRLPQSKLAEAMIGFGAFNVDSDGRIPGRFRFDLLGPLSSLSSRVRMHGSTGIDLAFTAAGILGGAIVFGHHPWDNAAGVALVRAAGGVVTDLAGDPWTITSGSVLAAAPGVHEELLDMINAVNDTDSEG